A window from Hemicordylus capensis ecotype Gifberg chromosome 2, rHemCap1.1.pri, whole genome shotgun sequence encodes these proteins:
- the LOC128343471 gene encoding zinc finger protein RFP-like codes for MAAAAAAAAASSGKALAEGLCCFLCHALFTEPVSIDCGHSFCRACIAQQWGEREDADFSCPQCGERALKRKFWPNKELENVAEIAKRMKLEKAAAGESECEMHPQQPLSLFCKDEQKLLCSACTTESKDHASHVVVTAEEAAQDLKEELKIQLQAWREKREKTLSFCKEEENKYKEFLAKVNAEKQRIISTFEEVHHFLKQQEKSVLSHLEELAKEEEEFVTKLSGEIWLMDTFIHEMEEKSWQPANAFLQNIGETLNRCKVWKFQQPKVCSELEKKLYAFSKKFIILQNTMRAFTEDLPQQMEVEWENVTLDPETAHPILTVSDDQKNLTLSKKPRNLTDNPERFNNSFCVLGCEGFISGRHYWEVKVGERGNWAVGVARESVKRKECMSIRHLQEGIWAVSKKQNGGLVAGSLALKWDVPMTIGVYLDYGLHRVTVVDADKGNALCTYSPASFKAEKIYPFFWLQRPYGSHKGCWLQLSS; via the exons GTGGGGGGAGCGGGAGGACGCGGACTTCTCCTGCCCCCAGTGTGGAGAAAGAGCCCTGAAGAGAAAGTTCTGGCCCAACAAGGAGCTGGAGAACGTGGCAGAAATCGCCAAACGCATGAAGCTGGAGAAGGCcgcggcgggggagagcgagtgcGAGATGCACCCGCAGCAGCCCCTGAGCCTTTTCTGCAAAGATGAGCAGAAACTGCTGTGCTCAGCTTGTACTACTGAATCTAAGGACCACGCCTCGCATGTTGTGGTAACTGCTGAGGAAGCTGCCCAGGACCTTAAG GAAGAACTGAAGATCCAGCTTCAGgcctggagggagaagagagaaaagacTTTGAGCTTTTGTAAAGAGGAAGAGAACAAATACAAAGAGTTTCTG GCAAAGGTAAATGCTGAGAAGCAGAGGATAATATCTACATTTGAAGAAGTACATCATTTTCTGAAACAACAAGAAAAATCTGTGCTGAGCCATTTGGAGGAGCTtgcaaaagaggaggaggagtttgttACTAAACTCTCTGGTGAGATCTGGCTTATGGATACCTTCATTCATGAGATGGAAGAGAAGAGTTGGCAGCCAGCAAATGCATTTCTGCAG AATATTGGGGAAACGTTGAACAG GTGCAAGGTATGGAAATTTCAACAACCGAAAGTTTGTTCTGAGTTGGAAAAGAAACTTTATGCCTTCTCTAAAAAATTCATCATTCTGCAGAATACTATGCGAGCATTCACAG AAGATCTGCCACAACAAATGGAAGTAGAGTGGG AAAATGTGACTCTGGATCCAGAAAcggctcaccccatcctcacagTATCTGATGATCAGAAAAATCTGACGTTGTCAAAGAAGCCTCGTAATTTGACAGACAATCCTGAGAGATTTAATAATTCGTTTTGTGTGCTGGGTTGTGAGGGATTTATCTCAGGGAGGCATTACTGGGAGGTGAAGGTAGGGGAGAGGGGAAACTGGGCTGTGGGGGTGGCCAGAGAATCGGTGAAGAGGAAGGAATGTATGAGCATACGGCACCTTCAAGAAGGCATTTGGGCTGTGAGCAAAAAGCAGAATGGTGGCCTTGTCGCTGGCAGCCTTGCCTTAAAATGGGATGTCCCTATGACCATTGGCGTTTATCTGGACTATGGGCTTCACAGGGTGACTGTTGTTGATGCTGACAAGGGGAATGCTCTCTGCACTTACTCTCCAGCTTCTTTCAAGGCAGAGAAAATCTATCCATTCTTCTGGCTGCAAAGACCATACGGCTCTCATAAGGGATGTTGGTTACAGTTAAGTTCCTGA
- the LOC128343469 gene encoding E3 ubiquitin-protein ligase TRIM7-like isoform X3, whose translation MISRHQLVSGTGTATFCFVPSIRTLYVAREEEDDDTPACQEGAMAAVFLPGNLQDEATCSVCLEYFRDPVSIECGHNFCRACISKSWKSLEGEFPCPQCREVFKERNFRPNRQLANMSEIISQFILHGTKGLEEDGLCEKHKEALKLYCKDDQKTICVVCDRSRDHRPHAVVPVEEAAQEYKEQIQSRLDFLKKERQELLEFKTQDDKKSQDLLKTIEVERQKVLSEFEGLRQFLHEQEQLLLGQLDKMEKGITKRQNENITELSKEISLLNKLIADLEEKIQEPVLDFLKDVTSAIIRSSAG comes from the exons ATGATCTCGCGACACCAGCTGGTTTCTGGCACAGGAACAGCCACTTTCTGTTTCGTGCCAAGCATTCGCACCCTGTATGTAGctagagaagaagaagacgacgacactcctgcttgccaggaaggAGCCATGGCTGCTGTCTTTCTCCCAGGGAACCTTCAAGATGAAGCCACTTGCTCTGTCTGCCTGGAGTATTTCAGAGACCCTGTTTCCATCGAGTGTGGACACAATTTCTGCCGAGCCTGCATCTCCAAGAGCTGGAAGAGTCTGGAGGGAGAATTCCCCTGTCCTCAATGCAGAGAGGTTTTCAAGGAAAGGAACTTCAGACCCAACAGACAGTTGGCCAACATGTCTGAGATCATCAGCCAGTTCATCCTGCATGGCACAAAGGGCCTTGAGGAGGACGGGCTCTGCGAAAAGCACAAGGAAGCTCTGAAACTCTACTGCAAAGATGACCAGAAGACCATCTGTGTGGTGTGTGACCGGTCTCGGGACCACCGGCCTCATGCTGTGGTGCCTGTAGAAGAGGCAGCCCAGGAGTACAAG GAACAAATTCAGAGCCGTTTGGATTTCTTGAAAAAAGAGAGACAAGAACTTCTGGAATTCAAAACGCAGGATGACAAGAAAAGCCAGGATCTTTTG AAAACGATAGAGGTTGAGCGACAGAAAGTCCTCTCTGAATTTGAGGGGCTGCGTCAGTTTCTGCATGAGCAAGAGCAGCTCCTATTGGGCCAACTGGACAAGATGGAGAAGGGCATCACCAAGAGGCAGAATGAGAACATCACGGAGCTCTCCAAGGAGATCTCTCTCCTCAACAAACTCATTGCTGACTTGGAGGAGAAAATCCAGGAGCCAGTGCTTGATTTCCTCAAG